The Streptomyces sp. HSG2 genome has a segment encoding these proteins:
- a CDS encoding cytochrome P450, producing MNARTHPGPTLPPEASMPTDPGLFDCMPDLLAAARVAPVVRIPYLGRHAWVVCDPDLVRAALTHPKLAKDIGRVPDWMRRPGLMVGSQPDPKYARAMIMSDGDDHARIRRLHTPVLSPRNTERWGARVAVKVEGFLDELEKAASERPGEINVVTDYTHRIPLAFISEMLGLPPAAERRLRAITDVMLYSSDYPARTEAVGALFGAVRDWVRDPAPLAEGVITGLLGSAEGPDAAVSEGEVVVWTVGMIITGYETTGSLISASLFEALRRPPEERPRTDEEINRWVEEALRVHPPFPHPTWRFATEDIDLGGYLIPEGAPVQVSIAAANRGPGEDADCFAAGEPGRGHLSFGLGAHYCIGATLVRLEARLAVRGFLSRFPRARLGTDTPVSWESEWMIRRLSVLPAVLS from the coding sequence GTGAACGCCAGAACGCACCCCGGACCCACCCTGCCCCCCGAGGCGAGCATGCCGACGGACCCGGGGTTGTTCGACTGCATGCCCGACCTGCTGGCCGCCGCCCGGGTGGCGCCCGTCGTCCGGATCCCCTACCTGGGCCGGCACGCCTGGGTTGTCTGCGACCCCGACCTGGTCCGGGCCGCGCTCACCCACCCCAAGTTGGCCAAGGACATCGGCAGAGTGCCCGACTGGATGCGCCGCCCGGGCCTGATGGTGGGGTCCCAGCCGGACCCGAAGTACGCCCGTGCGATGATCATGAGCGACGGTGACGACCACGCGCGGATCCGCCGGCTGCACACGCCGGTGCTCAGTCCCCGCAACACCGAGCGGTGGGGCGCCCGCGTCGCCGTCAAGGTCGAGGGCTTCCTCGACGAACTGGAGAAGGCGGCGTCGGAACGGCCCGGCGAGATCAACGTGGTGACGGACTACACGCACCGGATCCCGTTGGCCTTCATCTCCGAGATGCTGGGCCTGCCCCCGGCGGCGGAGCGCCGACTGCGCGCGATCACCGACGTGATGCTCTACTCCTCCGACTACCCGGCGCGCACCGAGGCGGTCGGCGCGCTCTTCGGCGCCGTCCGGGACTGGGTCCGCGACCCCGCGCCGCTCGCCGAGGGGGTGATCACCGGGCTGCTCGGCTCGGCGGAGGGTCCCGACGCGGCGGTCAGCGAGGGCGAGGTCGTCGTCTGGACCGTCGGCATGATCATCACCGGGTACGAGACGACCGGCAGCCTGATCTCCGCCTCGCTCTTCGAGGCCCTGCGACGGCCGCCCGAGGAGCGCCCCCGCACCGACGAGGAGATCAATCGGTGGGTCGAGGAGGCCCTCCGCGTCCACCCTCCGTTCCCGCACCCGACCTGGCGGTTCGCCACGGAGGACATCGACCTGGGCGGCTACCTGATCCCCGAGGGCGCCCCGGTGCAGGTCAGCATCGCGGCCGCGAACCGGGGGCCGGGGGAGGACGCCGACTGCTTCGCCGCGGGGGAGCCGGGTCGTGGTCACCTCTCCTTCGGGCTGGGGGCCCACTACTGCATCGGCGCCACCCTGGTCCGGCTGGAGGCGCGACTCGCGGTGCGCGGCTTCCTGAGTCGCTTCCCCCGGGCGCGGCTCGGCACCGACACGCCCGTCTCCTGGGAGTCGGAGTGGATGATCCGCAGGCTCAGCGTCCTGCCCGCGGTGCTGTCCTGA
- a CDS encoding ferritin-like domain-containing protein, with amino-acid sequence MSVFDLPRLHFAGVATTHLPTGPRGGLVDLAANTALTADGRAFPADRPAQEYRDHLDRLGPRCDGHGRPTPDGRFSAATGTHFSGNGHFSVDARVLGVEVRAGEVDTADPVVGRSVDLWGHYNDYLATTVNRARVFDVDPTCDRTTTLMVGRFCFGRRGRSHDVGYMATGGVRGFHPPRWHRFDTVGGNGGGRAARRLPRSVVHQFVVAEEDGPDWFEEAGLSPVVSRLREVTRSAGVGGLVVQFALVAPDPPREPDGPTRWRLRGTVAPWRGDEARTCPAGRLMLPARDGDPGGLHHLTVALTDEHVTLNMITAWPVDDAGAGLGDLELRTARGGRLMARVPREAYASAADDSTGGLVTVAARSPAAAAAGEGLRLVSVGAQGPVVRMREREVDVQADEACPVLEHPRAPGDAEHDVVVLVRSFVRGRPERVEGIAVRQFFNPRSLPRHPVATDPGARCSDLETVRIRPGGQDGRGRWSGDCALDTDEHGRGRFTLRGATAGTTRILLATGEDDLPCERDRPGSAHRALDHAEASGHWSGVGYLSVRVLPDDWRLESVPAEEVTFDLVHREVLAYYEHLYAFMRAEVFSLADRCKVETYAKLIWQMCDPRNKAKTYYMPPTRELSEPKARLLLRFLRARQAPDAVLTTVPPSGRRHREITTRDELVRLLREAVSLELAVMLQYLYAAYSVPTHGVGLEYLRRGLWTPSQLRLACGDGGETREEGLRGTLLGIAREEMIHFLLVNNILMAVGEPFHVPRIDFATVNHEIPVPLDFALERLGPGSLERFTLIERPSSLVEDVRRGEPTTGPPILHERAYGSLSELYAAIREGLRRIPDLFLVERGRGGGEHHLFLRGSLERRHPDYQLEVDDLAGALFAVDVITEQGEGGVRDPGDGEESHYTAFLRMREFLGGAGGTARGREPWNPSYPVLRNPVLESRDAATRRVTDPDAREVMRLFNRAYHLSLRLMAQHFGEGPDRSLRRSDLMNAAIDMMTGLMRPLAESLVTMPSGLAGATAGPSFELPAYPAPVARPDVARRGLARDLDELATSCAKHPLVPDHVGAMSASWADRFRPDRR; translated from the coding sequence ATGAGCGTCTTCGACCTGCCGCGACTGCACTTCGCCGGCGTCGCCACGACCCACCTGCCGACCGGTCCGCGCGGCGGTCTGGTCGACCTGGCGGCGAACACCGCGCTCACGGCAGACGGGCGCGCCTTCCCCGCGGACCGCCCGGCGCAGGAGTACCGCGACCATCTGGACCGTCTGGGGCCGCGGTGCGACGGCCACGGCCGCCCGACCCCCGACGGCCGCTTCAGCGCGGCCACCGGTACGCACTTCTCGGGCAACGGGCACTTCTCGGTCGACGCGCGCGTCCTCGGCGTCGAGGTGCGCGCCGGTGAGGTCGACACCGCTGATCCGGTGGTGGGCCGGTCCGTGGACCTGTGGGGCCACTACAACGACTACCTGGCGACCACGGTCAATCGGGCCCGGGTCTTCGACGTCGACCCGACCTGCGATCGGACCACGACCCTGATGGTCGGGCGTTTCTGCTTCGGCCGGCGGGGGCGGTCGCACGACGTCGGGTACATGGCCACCGGGGGTGTTCGGGGCTTCCATCCCCCCCGGTGGCACCGGTTCGACACCGTCGGGGGGAACGGGGGCGGTCGGGCGGCGCGGCGCCTCCCGCGCTCCGTGGTCCACCAGTTCGTCGTGGCCGAGGAGGACGGACCGGACTGGTTCGAGGAGGCCGGCCTGTCTCCCGTCGTGTCGCGACTGCGGGAGGTGACGCGGTCCGCCGGGGTGGGCGGCCTGGTGGTCCAGTTCGCGCTCGTCGCCCCGGACCCGCCGCGTGAACCCGACGGTCCGACGCGGTGGCGGTTGCGGGGGACGGTCGCGCCCTGGCGGGGCGACGAGGCACGCACCTGTCCGGCCGGCCGGCTCATGCTGCCCGCCCGGGACGGCGACCCCGGCGGGCTGCACCACCTCACCGTGGCGCTCACGGACGAGCACGTCACCCTGAACATGATCACCGCGTGGCCGGTGGACGACGCGGGGGCGGGCCTGGGCGACCTGGAGCTGCGGACGGCGCGCGGGGGGCGGCTGATGGCCCGGGTGCCCCGGGAGGCGTACGCGAGCGCCGCGGACGACTCGACGGGTGGGCTGGTCACCGTGGCGGCCCGGTCCCCGGCCGCCGCCGCGGCCGGGGAGGGGCTTCGTCTGGTGAGCGTGGGGGCGCAGGGTCCGGTGGTGCGCATGCGGGAGCGCGAGGTCGACGTCCAGGCCGACGAGGCGTGTCCGGTCCTGGAACACCCCCGGGCTCCGGGTGACGCGGAGCACGACGTCGTCGTCCTGGTGCGGTCCTTCGTGCGGGGGCGCCCCGAGCGCGTCGAGGGGATCGCCGTCCGGCAGTTCTTCAATCCGCGCTCGCTGCCCCGCCACCCCGTGGCCACCGACCCCGGTGCGCGGTGCTCGGACCTGGAGACGGTCAGGATCCGTCCCGGTGGGCAGGACGGTCGGGGGCGGTGGTCGGGCGACTGCGCCTTGGACACCGACGAGCACGGCCGGGGCCGGTTCACCCTGCGCGGGGCGACGGCGGGAACCACCCGGATCCTGCTCGCCACCGGGGAGGACGACCTGCCCTGCGAGCGGGACCGTCCGGGCTCCGCGCACCGGGCTCTCGACCACGCCGAGGCGTCCGGCCACTGGTCCGGTGTCGGGTATCTGTCGGTGCGGGTCCTGCCCGACGACTGGCGACTGGAGTCCGTCCCGGCGGAGGAGGTGACGTTCGACCTCGTACACCGGGAGGTGCTGGCCTACTACGAGCACCTGTACGCGTTCATGCGGGCGGAGGTCTTCAGCCTGGCGGACCGGTGCAAGGTCGAGACGTACGCGAAGCTGATCTGGCAGATGTGCGACCCCCGGAACAAGGCGAAGACCTACTACATGCCGCCGACGCGTGAGCTGTCCGAGCCGAAGGCCCGATTGCTGCTGAGGTTCCTGCGGGCCCGGCAGGCGCCGGACGCGGTGCTGACGACGGTTCCGCCGTCCGGTCGCCGGCACCGGGAGATCACCACCCGGGACGAGCTGGTCCGGTTGCTGCGCGAGGCGGTGAGCCTCGAACTGGCCGTCATGCTCCAGTACTTGTACGCGGCCTACTCCGTCCCCACCCACGGTGTCGGCCTGGAGTACCTGCGCCGGGGTCTGTGGACACCGTCCCAGCTCCGCCTGGCCTGCGGCGACGGCGGCGAGACCCGTGAGGAGGGCCTCAGGGGGACGTTGCTCGGCATCGCCCGCGAGGAGATGATCCACTTCCTGCTCGTCAACAACATCCTCATGGCGGTGGGCGAGCCCTTCCACGTGCCCCGGATCGACTTCGCCACCGTCAACCACGAGATCCCGGTGCCGTTGGACTTCGCGCTGGAGCGGCTGGGGCCCGGCAGTCTGGAGCGGTTCACCCTGATCGAACGGCCGTCGAGCCTCGTCGAGGACGTCCGGCGGGGCGAGCCGACCACGGGCCCGCCCATTCTCCACGAACGCGCCTACGGGTCGCTGAGCGAGCTGTACGCCGCGATCCGGGAGGGCCTGCGGCGGATACCGGACCTCTTCCTGGTCGAGCGGGGCAGAGGAGGCGGGGAGCACCACCTCTTCCTGCGCGGATCGTTGGAGCGTCGCCACCCGGACTACCAGTTGGAGGTCGACGACCTGGCCGGGGCTCTCTTCGCGGTCGACGTGATCACCGAGCAGGGAGAGGGCGGAGTGCGCGACCCCGGCGACGGTGAGGAGTCGCACTACACGGCGTTCCTGCGGATGCGCGAGTTCCTCGGGGGGGCCGGGGGCACCGCGCGGGGCCGGGAACCGTGGAATCCGTCCTATCCCGTCCTGCGCAATCCCGTGCTGGAGAGTCGGGACGCGGCGACGCGGCGGGTCACCGACCCGGACGCCCGCGAGGTCATGCGGCTTTTCAACCGCGCCTACCACCTGTCGCTGCGTCTCATGGCCCAGCACTTCGGCGAAGGGCCGGACCGGAGCCTGCGGCGGTCGGACCTGATGAACGCGGCGATCGACATGATGACCGGGCTGATGCGACCGCTGGCGGAGTCGCTCGTGACCATGCCCTCGGGTCTCGCCGGAGCCACCGCCGGGCCCTCCTTCGAACTGCCCGCTTACCCCGCCCCGGTGGCCCGCCCGGACGTGGCCCGGCGAGGTCTGGCGCGAGACCTCGACGAGCTGGCGACGTCCTGCGCCAAGCATCCGCTGGTCCCCGACCACGTCGGGGCGATGAGCGCCTCCTGGGCCGACCGCTTCCGACCGGATCGCCGATAG
- a CDS encoding NAD(P)/FAD-dependent oxidoreductase, with the protein MTAPPQEFDGPGGVNGGPKRITVVGAGVAGLVTAYELERLGHQVEVVEGSHEIGGRVRTHRFAAGGRAGPYAELGAMRIPAGHRLTMHYIAELGLQERVREFRTLFSDDATYLPDSASGHLRVREAREDLVTSFAAGLPDHRYRDDTLLFGAWLDASIRAIAPRRFYEELRHDTVVELLDRVDPIDLAPYRRGGARTRVDLHAFFSDHPQVRSSCPPDLERFLDDVLDETSSNIVRLRGGMDALPRKLARRIRGRISTGMEVVGIDVRDDTVVLRVRQGARTLTLRRDYVVCTIPFTVLRRMPLTGFDQDKLDIVHHTKYWSATKVAFHCREAFWEKDGINGGASFTGGHVRQTYYPPVEGDPTLGAVLLASYSIGPDADALGRLGERERDAVIVEELSAVHEELREPSMILDTVGLAWGSRRWSRGAATVRWGQESAVREAERRAAARPQRGLFFAGEHCSSKPAWIEGAIESGIDAAHEIEWYEPRASRVFAVARPIRADGPA; encoded by the coding sequence GTGACCGCACCCCCGCAGGAGTTCGACGGACCAGGCGGCGTCAACGGTGGTCCGAAGAGGATCACCGTCGTCGGCGCGGGCGTCGCCGGCTTGGTGACGGCGTACGAGCTGGAGCGTCTCGGGCACCAGGTCGAGGTCGTCGAAGGCAGCCACGAGATCGGCGGACGCGTCCGCACCCACCGCTTCGCCGCGGGCGGCCGGGCCGGGCCGTACGCCGAGTTGGGGGCGATGCGGATACCCGCGGGACATCGGCTGACCATGCACTACATCGCCGAACTCGGCTTGCAGGAAAGGGTCCGCGAATTCCGGACGCTCTTCTCCGACGACGCCACCTACCTGCCCGACTCCGCCTCGGGTCACCTGCGGGTGCGGGAGGCCCGCGAGGATCTCGTCACCTCGTTCGCCGCGGGTCTGCCCGACCACCGCTACCGGGACGACACCCTCTTGTTCGGGGCCTGGTTGGACGCGAGCATACGGGCCATCGCCCCGCGTCGGTTCTACGAGGAGCTACGCCACGACACGGTCGTGGAACTCCTCGACCGTGTCGACCCCATCGACCTGGCGCCGTACCGGCGCGGTGGCGCTCGGACCCGGGTCGACCTGCACGCCTTCTTCTCCGACCACCCCCAGGTCCGGTCCTCGTGCCCACCCGACCTGGAGCGCTTCCTCGACGACGTGCTGGATGAGACCAGTTCCAACATCGTGCGGCTGCGGGGCGGGATGGACGCCCTGCCCCGGAAACTCGCGAGGCGGATCCGCGGGAGGATCTCCACCGGCATGGAGGTCGTGGGGATCGACGTCCGGGACGACACCGTGGTATTGAGGGTGCGGCAGGGCGCGCGGACCCTCACGCTGCGACGCGACTACGTGGTCTGCACCATCCCCTTCACGGTGCTCCGGCGCATGCCGCTGACCGGGTTCGACCAGGACAAGTTGGACATCGTCCATCACACGAAGTACTGGTCGGCCACCAAGGTGGCCTTCCACTGCCGCGAGGCGTTCTGGGAGAAGGACGGCATCAACGGGGGCGCGTCCTTCACCGGTGGCCACGTACGGCAGACCTACTATCCCCCGGTGGAGGGCGATCCGACGCTGGGAGCGGTCCTCCTCGCCAGCTACAGCATCGGCCCGGACGCCGACGCCCTGGGGAGGCTGGGCGAGCGCGAGCGCGACGCGGTCATCGTGGAGGAGTTGAGCGCCGTGCACGAGGAGTTGCGCGAGCCCTCGATGATCCTGGACACGGTGGGGCTCGCCTGGGGCTCGCGCAGATGGTCGAGGGGGGCGGCGACGGTGCGCTGGGGCCAGGAGTCGGCCGTCCGCGAGGCGGAGCGGCGGGCGGCGGCCCGACCGCAGCGGGGGCTGTTCTTCGCCGGCGAACACTGTTCGTCCAAACCCGCGTGGATCGAGGGCGCCATCGAATCGGGCATCGACGCGGCGCATGAGATCGAGTGGTACGAGCCGCGCGCCAGCAGGGTGTTCGCCGTCGCCCGGCCGATTCGCGCGGACGGGCCGGCATGA
- a CDS encoding glycosyltransferase, producing the protein MLIATTPAPGHIVSMVEVSRELTRRGHEVRWYTGRAFRDRVERTGAVFEPMTAGLDFGGLSREEAFPDHAGLTGIESFRVGVRDIFYRTAPGQARDLTAILARFPADCLLADDMCYGACFAAERSGTPLAWLNNSVYILGSRDTAPLGGGLPPGTSWPGRVRDAMLRWAADHLLMRELRREADRARVRAGLDRLSTPAMENIARPPVLYLMATVPSFEFPRGDLLPGTHFVGGLFGAPPEGFEPPDWWGELDAGLPVVLVTQGTTANDVGRLLVPAVRALAGEDVLVVVTTGSTPDVDLLRPLPDNVRVERFVPYHHLLPRVDVMVTNGGYNGVNAALARGVPLVAAPGSEENPDVAARIAWSGTGIVLKRRAVSESALRQAVRSVLREERYRLRARALAREHEGRDAARRAADLIEATAESHGRIPSGGVTP; encoded by the coding sequence GTGCTGATCGCCACCACACCGGCGCCCGGACACATCGTGAGCATGGTCGAGGTCTCCCGGGAACTGACCCGGCGCGGGCACGAGGTGCGCTGGTACACCGGGCGCGCCTTCCGGGACCGCGTGGAGCGGACCGGCGCCGTCTTCGAACCCATGACCGCCGGGCTGGACTTCGGCGGGCTGAGCCGCGAGGAGGCGTTCCCCGACCATGCCGGCCTCACCGGGATCGAGAGCTTCCGGGTCGGAGTGCGCGACATCTTCTACCGGACCGCCCCGGGTCAGGCGCGGGACCTGACGGCGATCCTCGCGCGCTTCCCGGCCGACTGTCTTCTCGCCGACGACATGTGCTACGGGGCCTGCTTCGCGGCCGAACGCTCCGGCACCCCCCTGGCCTGGTTGAACAACTCGGTCTACATTTTGGGGAGTCGGGACACCGCGCCACTCGGTGGCGGGCTGCCGCCGGGCACCTCGTGGCCGGGACGGGTCCGCGACGCGATGCTCAGATGGGCGGCGGACCACCTGCTGATGCGGGAGCTGCGGCGGGAGGCCGACCGGGCGCGAGTCCGCGCGGGGTTGGATCGGCTCTCGACGCCGGCCATGGAGAACATCGCCCGCCCGCCGGTCCTCTACCTCATGGCCACCGTCCCCTCCTTCGAGTTCCCCCGCGGCGACCTCCTGCCGGGCACCCATTTCGTGGGCGGGCTGTTCGGGGCGCCGCCGGAGGGTTTCGAACCACCGGACTGGTGGGGAGAGTTGGACGCCGGGCTCCCCGTGGTCCTGGTCACCCAGGGGACGACCGCCAACGACGTGGGACGGCTGCTCGTCCCCGCCGTCCGCGCGTTGGCCGGCGAGGACGTCCTCGTCGTCGTCACCACCGGCAGCACCCCGGACGTCGACCTTCTTCGCCCGCTGCCCGACAACGTCCGGGTGGAACGCTTCGTGCCGTATCACCATCTGTTGCCCCGAGTCGACGTGATGGTCACCAACGGCGGGTACAACGGGGTCAACGCGGCTCTCGCCCGCGGCGTTCCGCTGGTGGCGGCGCCCGGATCGGAGGAGAACCCCGACGTCGCCGCCCGGATCGCGTGGAGTGGCACGGGCATCGTCCTCAAGCGGCGCGCCGTGTCGGAGTCCGCTCTGCGTCAGGCGGTGCGGTCGGTGCTGCGCGAGGAGCGCTACCGGCTGCGGGCGCGCGCGTTGGCCCGGGAGCACGAGGGTCGCGACGCCGCGCGGCGAGCGGCCGATCTCATCGAAGCCACGGCCGAGTCCCACGGCCGGATCCCCAGTGGAGGTGTCACTCCGTGA